A stretch of Stigmatopora argus isolate UIUO_Sarg chromosome 22, RoL_Sarg_1.0, whole genome shotgun sequence DNA encodes these proteins:
- the cnga2b gene encoding cyclic nucleotide gated channel subunit alpha 2b isoform X2, with the protein MRMTGHTPERERSSHNLSVKTGLEEEIERAESILSRVASICDDTSSELQRVAALDPHGGNSRNSFRRNDAVSGLVRLVVRLREWAHRSLTQEQARPDSFLERFRGPELRSAPSRASDAQANAKKTLGKQWEVFVVSPSDDAYYRWLFVIAVAVLYNWFLVVARACFDRLQVGNYICWLVLDYLCDLIYIMDTCLRLRTGFLEQGLLVKDQRKLRESYVRTCQFKLDVLSILPTDLAYFVTGIHAPQLRFNRLLRFPRMFEFFDRTETRTEYPNMFRICNLVLYILVIIHWNACIYYAISKSLGLGSDTWVFPNASKPEFSSLTRTYIYCLYWSTLTLTTIGEMPAPVRDEEYLFVVFDFLVGVLIFATIVGNVGSMIANMNATRAEFQARIDAIKHYMHFRKVGKELETRVIKWFDYLWSNKKAVDEQEVLKNLPNKLRAEIAINVHLETLKKVQIFQDCEAGLLVELVLKLRPQVFSPGDYICRKGDVGKEMYIVKEGKLAVVADDGVTRYALLVAGGCFGEISILNIRGSKMGNRRTANIRSLGYSDLFCLSKDDLMEAVTEYPEARKVLEKRGREILAKEGMLEDHAESGGLRREDAEEKLERLESSLDDLGARFARLLAEYAQTQQGLKQRIARLEKPSRGTELGGVHV; encoded by the exons ATGAGGATGACGGGCCACACCCCCGAGAGAGAGCGCTCGTCCCACAACTTGTCAGTCAAGACCGGCTTGGAGGAGGAAATCGAGAGAGCCGAGAGTATTCTGAGCAG GGTGGCGTCCATCTGCGACGACACTTCGTCAGAGCTCCAGAGGGTCGCCGCTCTCGATCCTCACGGCGGAAACTCCAGGAACTCCTTCCGAAGGAACGACGCCGTCTCCGG CCTGGTGAGATTGGTGGTGCGATTGCGGGAATGGGCTCACAGGAGCCTGACCCAGGAGCAGGCCAGACCGGACTCCTTCTTGGAACGATTCCGAGGGCCCGAGTTGAGGAGCGCCCCCAGCCGCGCCAGCGACGCTCAAGCCAACGCCAAGAAGACCCTCGG GAAACAATGGGAGGTCTTTGTGGTGTCCCCGTCGGATGACGCCTATTACCGCTGGCTCTTCGTCATCGCCGTGGCGGTGCTCTACAATTGGTTCCTCGTCGTGGCCAG gGCCTGTTTCGATAGACTGCAGGTGGGCAATTATATCTGCTGGTTGGTGTTGGACTACCTCTGCGACCTCATTTACATCATGGACACTTGTCTCCGGCTTCGGACAG GGTTCCTGGAGCAAGGCCTGCTGGTGAAGGACCAGCGCAAACTCAGGGAGAGCTACGTGAGAACGTGCCAGTTCAAGCTGGACGTCTTGTCCATCCTCCCCACCGACCTGGCCTACTTCGTGACGGGCATCCACGCGCCCCAACTCCGGTTCAACCGCCTGCTGCGCTTCCCGCGGATGTTCGAGTTCTTCGACCGCACCGAGACGCGCACCGAGTACCCCAACATGTTCCGCATCTGCAACTTGGTGCTGTATATCCTGGTCATCATCCACTGGAACGCCTGCATCTACTACGCCATCTCCAAGTCCCTGGGCTTGGGCTCGGACACTTGGGTGTTCCCCAACGCCTCCAAGCCCGAGTTCTCTTCGTTGACTCGGACTTACATCTACTGCCTGTACTGGTCCACGCTGACCCTCACCACCATCGGGGAGATGCCGGCGCCGGTGCGGGACGAGGAGTACCTCTTCGTGGTTTTCGACTTCCTGGTGGGCGTCCTGATCTTCGCCACCATCGTGGGGAACGTGGGCTCCATGATCGCCAACATGAACGCTACTCGTGCCGAGTTCCAGGCTCGCATCGACGCCATCAAGCACTACATGCACTTTCGGAAAGTGGGCAAGGAGCTGGAGACCCGCGTCATCAAGTGGTTCGACTACCTGTGGAGCAACAAGAAGGCGGTGGACGAGCAGGAGGTGCTGAAGAACCTGCCCAACAAGCTGAGGGCCGAGATCGCCATCAACGTCCACCTGGAGACCTTGAAGAAAGTGCAAATTTTCCAAGACTGCGAGGCGGGCCTGCTGGTGGAGCTGGTGCTCAAACTGCGACCTCAGGTCTTCAGTCCCGGGGACTACATCTGCCGCAAGGGCGACGTGGGCAAGGAGATGTACATCGTCAAAGAGGGCAAGCTGGCCGTGGTGGCCGACGACGGGGTGACGCGCTACGCCCTGCTGGTGGCCGGCGGCTGCTTCGGCGAAATCAGCATCCTCAACATCCGCGGGAGCAAGATGGGCAACCGGCGCACCGCCAACATTCGCAGTCTGGGTTACTCGGACCTCTTCTGCCTCTCCAAGGACGACTTGATGGAGGCCGTGACCGAGTACCCGGAGGCCAGGAAGGTCCTGGAAAAGAGGGGCCGCGAGATCCTGGCCAAGGAGGGCATGCTGGAGGACCACGCCGAGAGCGGCGGGCTGCGGAGGGAGGACGCCGAGGAGAAGCTGGAGAGGCTGGAGTCATCCTTGGACGACCTCGGCGCTCGCTTCGCCAGGCTTCTCGCCGAGTACGCGCAGACGCAGCAGGGGCTCAAGCAACGCATCGCGCGGCTGGAGAAGCCGAGCCGGGGGACGGAGCTAGGAGGGGTCCACGTTTGA
- the cnga2b gene encoding cyclic nucleotide gated channel subunit alpha 2b isoform X1, with product MGSQEPDPGAGQTGLLLGTIPRARVEERPQPRQRRSSQRQEDPRVRGRTEPALLPLRPSRSVFRKQWEVFVVSPSDDAYYRWLFVIAVAVLYNWFLVVARACFDRLQVGNYICWLVLDYLCDLIYIMDTCLRLRTGFLEQGLLVKDQRKLRESYVRTCQFKLDVLSILPTDLAYFVTGIHAPQLRFNRLLRFPRMFEFFDRTETRTEYPNMFRICNLVLYILVIIHWNACIYYAISKSLGLGSDTWVFPNASKPEFSSLTRTYIYCLYWSTLTLTTIGEMPAPVRDEEYLFVVFDFLVGVLIFATIVGNVGSMIANMNATRAEFQARIDAIKHYMHFRKVGKELETRVIKWFDYLWSNKKAVDEQEVLKNLPNKLRAEIAINVHLETLKKVQIFQDCEAGLLVELVLKLRPQVFSPGDYICRKGDVGKEMYIVKEGKLAVVADDGVTRYALLVAGGCFGEISILNIRGSKMGNRRTANIRSLGYSDLFCLSKDDLMEAVTEYPEARKVLEKRGREILAKEGMLEDHAESGGLRREDAEEKLERLESSLDDLGARFARLLAEYAQTQQGLKQRIARLEKPSRGTELGGVHV from the exons ATGGGCTCACAGGAGCCTGACCCAGGAGCAGGCCAGACCGGACTCCTTCTTGGAACGATTCCGAGGGCCCGAGTTGAGGAGCGCCCCCAGCCGCGCCAGCGACGCTCAAGCCAACGCCAAGAAGACCCTCGGGTACGTGGACGGACGGAGCCCGCTTTGCTTCCTTTGCGCCCATCCCGGTCCGTCTTTAGGAAACAATGGGAGGTCTTTGTGGTGTCCCCGTCGGATGACGCCTATTACCGCTGGCTCTTCGTCATCGCCGTGGCGGTGCTCTACAATTGGTTCCTCGTCGTGGCCAG gGCCTGTTTCGATAGACTGCAGGTGGGCAATTATATCTGCTGGTTGGTGTTGGACTACCTCTGCGACCTCATTTACATCATGGACACTTGTCTCCGGCTTCGGACAG GGTTCCTGGAGCAAGGCCTGCTGGTGAAGGACCAGCGCAAACTCAGGGAGAGCTACGTGAGAACGTGCCAGTTCAAGCTGGACGTCTTGTCCATCCTCCCCACCGACCTGGCCTACTTCGTGACGGGCATCCACGCGCCCCAACTCCGGTTCAACCGCCTGCTGCGCTTCCCGCGGATGTTCGAGTTCTTCGACCGCACCGAGACGCGCACCGAGTACCCCAACATGTTCCGCATCTGCAACTTGGTGCTGTATATCCTGGTCATCATCCACTGGAACGCCTGCATCTACTACGCCATCTCCAAGTCCCTGGGCTTGGGCTCGGACACTTGGGTGTTCCCCAACGCCTCCAAGCCCGAGTTCTCTTCGTTGACTCGGACTTACATCTACTGCCTGTACTGGTCCACGCTGACCCTCACCACCATCGGGGAGATGCCGGCGCCGGTGCGGGACGAGGAGTACCTCTTCGTGGTTTTCGACTTCCTGGTGGGCGTCCTGATCTTCGCCACCATCGTGGGGAACGTGGGCTCCATGATCGCCAACATGAACGCTACTCGTGCCGAGTTCCAGGCTCGCATCGACGCCATCAAGCACTACATGCACTTTCGGAAAGTGGGCAAGGAGCTGGAGACCCGCGTCATCAAGTGGTTCGACTACCTGTGGAGCAACAAGAAGGCGGTGGACGAGCAGGAGGTGCTGAAGAACCTGCCCAACAAGCTGAGGGCCGAGATCGCCATCAACGTCCACCTGGAGACCTTGAAGAAAGTGCAAATTTTCCAAGACTGCGAGGCGGGCCTGCTGGTGGAGCTGGTGCTCAAACTGCGACCTCAGGTCTTCAGTCCCGGGGACTACATCTGCCGCAAGGGCGACGTGGGCAAGGAGATGTACATCGTCAAAGAGGGCAAGCTGGCCGTGGTGGCCGACGACGGGGTGACGCGCTACGCCCTGCTGGTGGCCGGCGGCTGCTTCGGCGAAATCAGCATCCTCAACATCCGCGGGAGCAAGATGGGCAACCGGCGCACCGCCAACATTCGCAGTCTGGGTTACTCGGACCTCTTCTGCCTCTCCAAGGACGACTTGATGGAGGCCGTGACCGAGTACCCGGAGGCCAGGAAGGTCCTGGAAAAGAGGGGCCGCGAGATCCTGGCCAAGGAGGGCATGCTGGAGGACCACGCCGAGAGCGGCGGGCTGCGGAGGGAGGACGCCGAGGAGAAGCTGGAGAGGCTGGAGTCATCCTTGGACGACCTCGGCGCTCGCTTCGCCAGGCTTCTCGCCGAGTACGCGCAGACGCAGCAGGGGCTCAAGCAACGCATCGCGCGGCTGGAGAAGCCGAGCCGGGGGACGGAGCTAGGAGGGGTCCACGTTTGA
- the rraga gene encoding ras-related GTP-binding protein A, producing MSSSAMKKKVLLMGKSGSGKTSMRSIIFANYIARDTRRLGATIDVEHSHVRFLGNLVLNLWDCGGQDTFMENYFTSQRDNIFRNVEVLIYVFDVESRELEKDMHYYQSCLEAILQNSPDAKVFCLVHKMDLVQEDQRDLIFKEREEDLKRLSRPLACTCFRTSIWDETLYKAWSSIVYQLIPNVQQLETNLRNFAQIIEADEVLLFERATFLVISHYQCKEQRDAHRFEKISNIIKQFKLSCSKLAASFQSMEVRNSNFAAFIDVFTSNTYVMVIMSDPSIPSAATLINIRNARKHFEKLERVDGPKHSLHMRMR from the exons ATGTCCAGCTCAGCCATGAAGAAAAAG GTGTTATTGATGGGGAAAAGTGGGTCTGGGAAGACCAGTATGAGGTCAATCATCTTTGCCAATTACATCGCTCGAGACACGCGTCGCCTTGGAGCAACAA TTGACGTGGAGCACTCCCACGTGAGATTTCTTGGCAATCTGGTCCTAAATCTTTGGGATTGCGGAGG GCAAGACACTTTCATGGAGAATTACTTCACCAGCCAAAGGGACAACATTTTCCGCAACGTGGAGGTGCTTATTTACGTGTTCGACGTGGAGAGCCGCGAGCTGGAGAAAGACATGCATTACTACCAGTCGTGTTTGGAAGCCATTCTGCAGAATTCCCCCGACGCCAAGGTCTTCTGTCtggtgcacaaaatggatctgGTGCAGGAGGACCAGAGAGACTTG ATTTTTAAGGAGCGCGAGGAGGATTTGAAGAGACTGTCCCGACCTTTGGCCTGCACGTGCTTCCGGACGTCCATCTGGGACGAAACGCTCTACAAG GCGTGGTCCAGCATCGTGTATCAGCTCATCCCCAACGTTCAGCAACTGGAGACCAATTTGAGGAATTTTGCGCAGATTATCGAGGCCGATGAAGTCCTTCTGTTCGAGAGAGCCACGTTCCTG GTGATCTCCCACTACCAGTGCAAAGAGCAGCGGGATGCTCACCGCTTTGAGAAGATCAGTAATATTATTAAGCAGTTCAAACTCAGCTGTAG taAACTAGCAGCCTCTTTCCAGAGCATGGAAGTGAGGAATTCCAACTTTGCGGCCTTTATTGACGTCTTCACCTCCAACACATATGTCATGGTCATCATGTCTGACCCATCTATTC CCTCTGCAGCCACCCTCATCAATATCCGTAATGCTAGGAAACACTTTGAGAAGTTGGAACGGGTGGACGGACCCAAACACAGTCTGCACATGAGAATGCGCTAG
- the chmp1b gene encoding charged multivesicular body protein 1b: MDKHLFNLKFAAKELQRNSKKCDKEEKVEKNKVKKAIQKGNTEVARIHAENAIRQKNQSVTYLRMSARVDAVAARVQTAVTMNQVSKSMSGVVRGMDVTLKSMNLEKISALMDKFERQFETLDVTTAQMEDTMSSSTTLTTPQNQVDSLLHEMADEAGLDLNLELPQGQTGSVGTSVASAEQDELSQRLAKLRDRL, from the exons ATGGATA AACATCTTTTCAATTTAAAGTTTGCCGCCAAGGAACTCCAGAGAAACTCCAAGAAATGCGACAAAGAGGAGAAAGTGGAGAAAAACAAAGTCAAGAAA gccATCCAGAAGGGAAACACGGAGGTGGCGAGGATCCATGCGGAGAACGCCATCAGACAGAAGAACCAGTCTGTGACCTACTTGAGGATGAGTGCTCGGGTGGATGCGGTGGCCGCCAGGGTCCAAACGGCTGTTACCATGAACCAG GTCTCAAAATCTATGAGTGGAGTGGTGAGAGGAATGGATGTTACTCTCAAATCCATGAATTTGGAAAAG ATTTCAGCACTCATGGACAAGTTTGAGCGGCAGTTTGAGACGCTGGATGTTACTACAGCGCAGATGGAAGACACCATGAGCAGCTCCACAACACTAACCACTCCCCAG AACCAAGTGGATTCTTTGTTGCACGAGATGGCGGATGAAGCAGG GTTGGACTTGAACTTGGAGCTGCCTCAAGGGCAAACGGGATCGGTGGGCACCAGCGTGGCCTCAGCGGAGCAG GATGAGCTGTCTCAACGGCTGGCAAAACTCCGAGATCGATTGTGA
- the LOC144068316 gene encoding terminal nucleotidyltransferase 5C-like gives MTEPRGEKRFRNLTPEQVGALDKVLTEVISIHGRGNFPTLRVSAKDIIRAVRDRLAERNVRVKDVRLNGAAASHVLVSDNGLGARDLDIVFGVDLPGQDDFQVIKEVVLGSLRDLLPCEVNRRKITCLTMKEAYVQKMVKVFNQHDRWSLISLSNDKAKTVGLRFVGALRRQFQFSVDSFQIVLDRMLESYRENHGRAGKWTPSSGARELTGEDVEGGNPDRGIRPERASAGGTGRQDRSPEEETPARAEMEKSEGREEPLPEGRHEEPSEIQMDRALPKAPPVLPSSSTGVALKLQVGDEASHSRVSVAAVTDQSPAQDCVRAEGAPESHRQLFPSPPPAKKTCSTSPEVVPDYCPSPKLQRKMSRKLIRADSEKRSLPTDVSDSAARASATMEAPTRVMSSSRRGSVTAYGETSGFGAGTGLGAGTGFGEGSGFGPGRAGHESQAPTEPRYSDCDGGGPASEEAAAPVEASPPSPWVSVRAECTYGDFEQATEHLRGRLIATHHPEEIRGGGLLKYCELLVRDFRPASETEIKSVERYMCSRFFIDFPDVKEQRREVEAHLHGHLTGGAESGKYRYLMTLRRVVDESTVCLMGHERRQTLNMITVLALRILGEQNAIPNAANVTCFYQPAPYVSEPLYGGYFVAQPPPPSLLYQPYPLHVHVQSGPA, from the coding sequence ATGACGGAGCCGCGCGGCGAAAAACGCTTCCGCAACTTGACCCCGGAGCAAGTGGGAGCTCTGGATAAGGTCCTGACCGAGGTCATCTCCATCCACGGGCGAGGGAACTTCCCCACGCTGCGGGTGAGCGCCAAAGACATCATCCGCGCGGTCAGGGATCGCCTAGCGGAGAGGAACGTCCGGGTGAAGGACGTGCGTCTCAACGGCGCCGCGGCCAGCCACGTGCTGGTGAGCGACAACGGCCTGGGCGCGCGGGACTTGGACATCGTTTTCGGAGTGGACCTGCCCGGGCAGGACGACTTCCAGGTGATCAAGGAGGTGGTGCTGGGCAGCCTCCGAGACCTCCTCCCGTGCGAGGTCAACCGCCGCAAGATCACCTGCCTGACCATGAAAGAGGCCTACGTGCAGAAGATGGtcaaagtgttcaaccagcacgACAGGTGGAGTCTCATCTCGCTGTCCAACGACAAGGCCAAAACGGTGGGCTTGAGATTCGTCGGCGCCCTTCGCAGGCAATTTCAGTTCAGCGTGGATTCCTTCCAGATCGTTCTAGACCGAATGTTGGAGTCCTACCGGGAGAACCACGGGAGAGCGGGGAAGTGGACGCCGTCTTCGGGAGCTCGGGAGTTGACCGGCGAAGACGTGGAGGGGGGGAACCCAGATCGCGGGATCCGGCCTGAGAGGGCGTCCGCCGGAGGGACGGGGCGTCAGGATCGGTCTCCCGAGGAGGAGACGCCGGCCCGGGCAGAGATGGAAAAGTCAGAAGGACGAGAGGAGCCGCTTCCCGAAGGCCGGCACGAAGAGCCGTCGGAGATCCAGATGGACCGTGCGCTCCCGAAGGCCCCTCCCGTGCTTCCTTCTTCTTCAACCGGCGTGGCTTTGAAGCTGCAGGTCGGAGACGAGGCCTCGCATTCGCGCGTCTCCGTCGCAGCCGTGACAGACCAATCGCCCGCGCAGGATTGTGTCCGAGCAGAAGGCGCGCCAGAGTCCCATCGCCAGTTGTTTCCTTCTCCTCCCCCGGCTAAAAAAACCTGCAGCACGTCCCCGGAGGTGGTCCCAGACTACTGCCCCTCGCCCAAACTGCAACGGAAAATGTCACGCAAGTTGATCCGCGCCGATTCAGAAAAACGGTCTTTGCCAACCGACGTGTCCGACTCCGCCGCTCGGGCGTCGGCCACGATGGAGGCGCCGACTCGGGTCATGTCTTCTTCGCGTAGGGGCTCGGTGACTGCTTACGGCGAGACCAGTGGTTTTGGCGCGGGGACGGGTTTAGGAGCGGGGACTGGTTTTGGCGAGGGGTCTGGTTTCGGCCCAGGTCGGGCCGGCCACGAAAGCCAAGCGCCCACCGAGCCCAGATATTCGGATTGCGACGGGGGAGGGCCCGCGAGCGAGGAAGCGGCGGCGCCCGTGGAAGCCTCCCCGCCCAGCCCCTGGGTGAGCGTGCGGGCCGAGTGCACGTACGGCGACTTCGAGCAGGCGACGGAGCACCTGCGAGGGCGCCTGATCGCCACCCACCACCCCGAGGAGATCCGAGGCGGCGGCCTGCTGAAATACTGCGAGCTCCTGGTGAGGGACTTCCGTCCGGCCAGCGAGACGGAGATCAAGTCTGTGGAAAGATACATGTGCTCGCGCTTCTTCATCGACTTCCCTGACGTGAAGGAGCAACGGCGCGAGGTGGAGGCCCACCTGCACGGCCACCTGACGGGCGGCGCGGAGAGCGGCAAGTACCGCTACCTGATGACGCTGCGGCGCGTGGTGGACGAGAGCACCGTGTGCCTGATGGGCCACGAGAGGAGGCAGACCCTCAACATGATCACCGTGCTGGCGCTGCGCATCCTGGGGGAGCAGAACGCCATCCCCAACGCCGCCAACGTCACCTGCTTTTACCAGCCGGCCCCTTACGTGAGCGAGCCCCTTTACGGCGGCTACTTTGTGGCGCAACCGCCGCCACCCTCGCTGCTCTACCAGCCCTACCCGCTGCACGTGCACGTGCAGAGCGGGCCGGCGTAG